CGCTGCAGGAAATGCTGACGGTGAAGTCGGACGATGTGAACGGCCGGACCAAGGTCTACGAGAACATCGTCAAGGGCGATCACCGGATCGACGCCGGCATGCCGGAATCCTTCAATGTGCTGGTGAAGGAAATCCGTTCGCTGGGTATCGATATCGATCTGGAAACCGAGTGATTGTGTGAGGAGGGGCGGCCCCGGGCCGCCTCGTACCGAACGCCTCACCCTCACAGGAGCTAAATGAATGAAAGGCTTACTCGAACTCTTCAAGCAGGTCGCGCAAGACGAAGAATTTGACGCGATCAAGATCGGGCTCGCATCGCCCGAGAAGATTCGTTCGTGGTCGTTCGGCGAAGTGAAGAAGCCGGAAACGATCAACTACCGCACGTTCAAGCCGGAACGCGACGGTCTGTTCTGCGCGCGCATTTTCGGGCCGATCAAGGACTACGAATGCCTGTGCGGCAAGTACAAGCGCCTCAAGCATCGCGGCGTGATCTGCGAAAAGTGCGGCGTTGAAGTCACGCTGTCCAAAGTGCGTCGCGAGCGCATGGGCCACATCGAACTGGCGTCGCCGGTTGCGCACATCTGGTTCCTGAAGTCGCTGCCGTCGCGTCTGGGCATGGTGCTCGACATCCCGCTGCGCGACATCGAACGCGTGCTGTACTTCGAAGCCTTCATCGTGGTCGAGCCTGGCATGACCCCGCTGAACCGCGGCCAGCTGCTGACCGAAGAAGACTATTACAACAAGCTCGACGAATACGGCGACGAGTTCGTAGCGCTGATGGGCGCCGAGGCCGTGCGCGAGCTGCTGAAGAACCTCGACAGCGACAACGAAATCAGCAAGCTGCGTTCGGAGCTCGAGTCGACCTCGTCCGACACCAAGATCAAGAAGATCGCCAAGCGCCTGAAGGTGCTCGAGGCCTTCCAGAAGTCCGGCATCAAGCCGGAATGGATGGTCATGGAAGTGCTGCCGGTGCTGCCGCCGGAACTGCGTCCGCTGGTGCCGCTGGACGGTGGCCGTTTCGCCACGTCGGACCTGAACGACCTGTATCGTCGCGTCATCAACCGGAACAACCGTCTCAAGCGTCTGCTCGAGCTGCGCGCGCCGGAAATCATTGTCCGCAACGAAAAGCGCATGCTGCAGGAGTCGGTCGACTCGCTGCTGGACAACGGCCGTCGCGGCAAGGCGATGACCGGTGCCAACAAGCGTCCGCTGAAATCGCTCGCCGACATGATCAAGGGCAAGGGCGGTCGTTTCCGTCAGAACTTGCTGGGTAAGCGCGTCGACTACTCGGGTCGTTCGGTCATTACCGTCGGTCCTTACCTGCGTCTGCATCAGTGCGGCCTGCCGAAGCTGATGGCGCTGGAGCTGTTCAAGCCGTTCATCTTCCACAAGCTCGAAGTGCTGGGCCTCGCGACCACGATCAAGGCCGCGAAGAAGATGGTTGAATCGCAGGAAGCCGTCGTCTGGGACATCCTCGAAGACGTGATCCGCGAACATCCGATCCTCCTGAACCGTGCGCCGACGCTGCACCGTCTGGGCATCCAGGCGTTCGAGCCGGTGCTGATCGAAGGCAAGGCGATCCAGCTGCACCCGCTGGTCTGCGCGGCGTTCAACGCCGACTTCGACGGTGACCAGATGGCCGTTCACGTGCCGCTGTCGCTCGAAGCGCAGATGGAAGCCCGCACGCTGATGCTGGCGTCGAACAACGTGCTGTCGCCGGCCAACGGCGAGCCGATCATCGTGCCGTCGCAGGATATCGTCCTGGGTCTGTACTACATGACCCGTGACGCCGTGCGCGCCAAGGGCGAAGGCATGGCGTTCACCGACGTCAAGGAAGCGCTGCGCGCCTACGCCAACAAGTTCGTCACGCTGCAGACGCGCGTCTCGGTCCGCCTGAACGAGTGGGTCAAGGACGAGAACGGCGAGTGGCAGGTCAAGTCGGTGCGTCGCAACACCACCGTCGGCCGCGCGATCCTGTCGGAAATCCTGCCCAAGGGCCTCGACTTCAGCCACATCGACAAGGCGCTGAAGAAGAAGGAAATCGGCAAGCTGATCAACGCCTCGTTCCGCAGCTGCGGCCTGAAGGACACTGTCGTGTTCGCCGACCAGCTGATGTACACCGGTTTTGCCTACTCGACCCGCGGCGGGATCTCGATCTGCGTCGACGACATGCTGGTGCCGGCTGCCAAGGCCGAACTGCTGGCTGCCGCCAACGCCGAAGTGCGCGACGTCGAACAGCAGTACAACTCGGGTCTGGTGACCCAGGGCGAACGCTACAACAAGGTCGTCGACATCTGGGGCCGTGCCGGTGAAGACATCGCCAAGGCGATGATGGCCAACCTCGGCAAGCAGCCGGTGCTCGACGCCGACGGCAAGATCGTCAAGGACGAGAATGGCAAGGACCTGATGCAGGACTCGTTCAACTCGATCTACATGATGGCCGACTCGGGCGCGCGGGGTTCCGCAGCGCAGATCCGTCAGCTCGCCGGTATGCGGGGCCTGATGGCCAAGCCGGACGGCTCGATCATCGAGACGCCGATCAAGGCGAACTTCCGCGAAGGCCTGACCGTTCTCGACTACTTCATCTCGACCCACGGTGCCCGTAAGGGTCTGGCGGATACGGCGCTGAAGACCGCGAACTCGGGTTACCTGACCCGCCGTCTGGTCGATGTGACGCAGGATCTGGTCGTGATCGAGGACGATTGCTATACCAAGAACGGCGTGACCATGAAGGCCGTGGTGCAGGGCGGTGACGTGATCGAAGCGCTGCGCGACCGGATTCTCGGCCGTGTTGCCGCGATCGACATCGTCGATCCGAGCAGCCAGGAGACCGTGTTCGAAGCCGGCACGCTGCTGACCGAAGACATTGTCGACCGCATCGACGAGATCGGTGTCGACGAGGTCAAGGTGCGTACGCCGCTGACGTGCGAAACCCGCTACGGCCTGTGCGCATCGTGCTACGGCCGCGACCTCGGCCGCGGTCACCGCGTCAACGCCGGCGAAGCTGTCGGCGTGATCGCCGCACAGTCGATCGGCGAGCCGGGTACCCAGCTGACGATGCGTACCTTCCACATCGGTGGTGCCGCGTCGCGAGCCGCCGCTGCGAGCCAGGTCGAATCGAAGTCGAACGGCCGCATCGCGTTCACCTCGACGATGCGCTACGTCGCCAACAACAAGGGCGAGCTGATCGTCATCACCCGCTCGGCCGAAGTGCTGGTGCTCGACGACCAGGGCCGCGAGCGCGAGCGCCACAAGGTGCCGTACGGTGCGACGCTGGCCGTCAAGGACGGCGACACCATCAAGGCCGGTACCGTGCTGGGTACGTGGGATCCGCACACCCGCCCGATCATCACCGAGTACGAAGGCCAGGTGCGCTTCGAGAACGTCGAGGAAGGCATGACCGTCGTCAAGCAGGTCGACGACGTGACCGGCCTGTCGACCCTCGTCGTGATCAACCCGAAGACCAAGGCCGGCGCCAAGGGCGTCCGTCCGCTGGTGAAGCTGCTCGACGAACAGGGCAAGGAAGTGAAGCTGGCCGGCACCGATACGCCGGTCACCATCGGCTTCCAGCCGGGTGCGATCATTACCGTCAAGGACGGCCAGTCGGTCGGCAAGGGCGACGTGCTGGCGCGGATTCCGCAGGAATCGGCCAAGACCCGCGACATTACCGGTGGTCTGCCGCGCGTGGCCGAGCTGTTCGAAGCCCGTTCGCCGAAGGATGCCGGCATGCTGGCCGAGGTGACCGGTACCGTGTCGTTCGGCAAGGACACCAAGGGCAAGCAGCGCCTGATCATCACCGATCTGGAAGGACTGGGTCACGAGTATCTGATCCCGAAGGAAAAGCACGTGATGGTCCACGACGGCCAGGTCGTCAACCGCGGCGAAACCATCGTCGACGGCCCGATCGATCCGCACGACATCCTGCGTCTGCAGGGCATCGAAGCGCTGGCGCGCTACGTCGTCCAGGAAGTTCAGGAGGTCTACCGTCTGCAGGGCGTGAAGATCAACGACAAGCACATCGAGGTGATCGTTCGCCAGATGCTGCGTCGCGTAGTCATCACCAGCAACGGCGACACCGGCTTCATTCCGGGCGAACAGGTCGAGCGTGCCGAAGTGCTGACGAAGAATGACGAAATGGTCGCCGCCGGCAAGCAGCCGGCCGGTTACGACAACGTGCTGCTCGGCATCACCAAGGCCTCGCTGTCGACCGACTCGTTCATCTCGGCCGCGTCGTTCCAGGAAACCACGCGCGTTCTGACCGAAGCCGCCATCATGGGTAAGGTCGACGATCTGCGCGGTCTGAAGGAAAACGTCATCGTCGGCCGTCTGATCCCGGCCGGCACTGGTCTGGCGTATCACCGTTCGCGCAAGCGTCAGGCCCAGGGTCTGGACCAGGCGTTCGAGGCACTCGAAGCCGCGCAGAGCGAGGAAACGCTCTGAGCGCCGGTGTCTGACTTGACGACAAGGGCTTGATTTTCTTAGAATCTCAAGTCCAATCTGGCGACGCTCGGATTTTCCGCGCGTCGCCGGCTTCATTTGGGCGTCGCAAATCGCGACGTCCGGTGGCGGCAGACCGTTCTGCCGCCCGAAGTGGGGCCCCGCAAGGGGTGATTAACTCGAAGGATGTAATCAATGCCAACCATCAACCAGCTGGTCCGCAAGGGCCGCGAGAAGGAAGTGGTGAAGAGCAAGGTTCCCGCGCTCGAATCCTGCCCTCAAAAACGTGGCGTGTGCACTCGCGTGTACACCACCACCCCGAAGAAGCCGAACTCCGCGCTGCGTAAAGTGTGCAAGGTTCGCCTGACCAACGGTTTCGAAGTCATTTCGTACATCGGCGGTGAAGGCCACAACCTGCAGGAACACAGCGTTGTGCTGATCCGCGGCGGTCGTGTGAAGGACTTGCCGGGTGTGCGTTACCACACCGTGCGCGGTTCGCTTGACACCGCAGGCGTCAAGGATCGCAAGCAGTCGCGCTCGAAGTACGGCGCGAAGCGTCCGAAGTAATTTCGGATGCAGGCGGCGGTGTATCGCGCAGGCGAGACCGTCGAGTAAGTGGTCGTCCCGCTGGGCGGCCGTGGGATCGAAAATCCCGACTGAATGTCATATTTAGGATAGAGAATCATGCCAAGACGCAGAGAAGTACCGAAGCGCGACGTCCTGCCGGATCCGAAGTTCGGTTCGCAGGAGCTGACCAAGTTCATGAACGTGGTCATGATCGACGGCAAGAAGGCCGTTGCAGAACGTATCGTTTACGGTGCATTCGAACAAATCGAAAAGAAGACCGGCAAGAGCGCGCTCGAAGTGTTCACGACCGCCATCGGCAACGCCAAGCCGATCGTCGAAGTGAAGAGCCGCCGTGTCGGTGGCGCTAACTACCAGGTTCCGGTCGAAGTCCGCCCCAGCCGTCGTTTGGCATTGGCGATGCGCTGGCTGCGTGATGCCGCCCGCAAGCGTGGTGAGAAGTCGATGGATCTGCGTCTGGCCGGTGAGCTGCTCGATGCGGCCGAAGGTCGTGGCGGCGCAATGAAGAAGCGTGACGAAGTGCACCGCATGGCCGAAGCCAACAAGGCCTTTGCTCACTTCCGCTTCTAATGCGGCAATCCGTTTAAGGAAACTACCGTGGCACGTACTACCCCCATTGAGCGCTACCGTAATATCGGTATCTCCGCTCACATCGACGCCGGTAAAACGACGACGACCGAACGCATCCTGTTCTACACCGGTGTCAACCACAAGATCGGTGAAGTGCATGACGGCGCTGCCACCATGGACTGGATGGAGCAGGAGCAGGAACGCGGGATCACCATTACCTCGGCGGCTACCACGACCTTCTGGAAGGGCATGGGCCTGCAGTTCCCGGAACACCGCTTCAACATCATCGACACCCCGGGGCACGTCGACTTCACGATTGAAGTCGAGCGCTCGATGCGTGTGCTTGACGGCGCGTGCATGGTGTACTGCGCGGTCGGTGGCGTTCAGCCACAGTCGGAAACCGTCTGGCGTCAGGCCAACAAGTACAAGGTTCCGCGTCTGGCCTTCGTGAACAAGATGGACCGTCAGGGTGCCAACTTCTTCCGCGTCGTCGAGCAGATGAAGACCCGTCTGAAGGCGAATCCGGTGCCGGTCGTTGTGCCTATCGGCGCAGAAGACAACTTCCAGGGCGTCGTCGACCTCCTGAAGATGCAGGCCATCTTCTGGGACGAAGCGTCGCAGGGTATGAAGTTCGAATATCGCGACATCCCGGACGACCTGAAGGCCGTTGCCCAGGAATGGCGCGAGAAGATGGTCGAATCCGCTGCGGAAGCGTCGGAAGAGCTGATGAACAAGTACCTCGAAGAGGGTGACCTCACCGAGGACGAGATCAAGGGCGCCATCCGTCAGCGTACGCTGGCGTGCGAAATCCAGCCGATGCTGTGCGGTACCGCGTTCAAGAACAAGGGCGTGCAGCGCATGCTCGACGCCGTCATCGAGTTCCTGCCGTCGCCGGTCGACATCCCGCCGGTTGCAGGTACCGACGACAAGGAGCAGCCGACCTCGCGCGAGGCTTCGGACAGCGCGCCGTTCTCGTCACTCGCGTTCAAGCTGATGAACGACCCGTACGTCGGCCAGCTGACCTTCTTCCGCGTCTACTCGGGCGTCGTGAAGCAGGGCGACTCGGTGCTGAACTCGGTCAAGGACAAGAAGGAACGGATCGGCCGTATCGTGCAGATGCACGCCAACGACCGTAAGGAAATCGACGAGGTTCACGCGGGTGACATCGCTGCTGCGATCGGCCTGAAGGACGTGACCACCGGCGAAACCCTGTGTGCCCTTGATGCGCCGATCATCCTCGAGCGCATGGTCTTCCCGGAGCCGGTGATTCACGTTGCCGTCGAACCGAAGACCAAGGCCGACCAGGAAAAGATGGGCGTTGCCCTGAACCGCCTGGCCAAGGAAGACCCGTCGTTCCGCGTGCGTACCGATGAAGAGTCGGGCCAGACCATCATTTCGGGTATGGGCGAACTGCACTTGGAAATTCTGGTCGACCGCATGCGTCGCGAATTCGGTGTCGAAGCCAACGTCGGCGCCCCGCAAGTGGCTTACCGTGAAACCATCACCCGCATCGCGGAAGATGTCGAAGGCAAGCACGCCAAGCAGTCGGGCGGCAAGGGCCAGTACGGTCATTGCGTGATCACCGTTGAGCCGGCAGGCGAGGGCAATGGCTACTCGTTCGTCGACGAAATCAAGGGTGGCGTGATTCCGCGCGAATTCATCCCGTCGGTCGACAAGGGCATCCAGGGTACGCTGAAGGCTGGCGTGCTCGCGGGCTTCCCGGTCGTTGACGTCAAGGTTCGCCTGACCTTCGGCTCGTACCACGACGTCGACTCGTCGCAGATCGCGTTCGAACTCGCCGGCTCCATCGCTTTCAAGGAAGCGATGCGCCGTGCAGGTGCGGTGATTCTCGAGCCGATGATGGCCGTCGAAATCGAAACGCCGGAAGAGTACATGGGCGACATCATGGGCGACCTGTCGTCCCGTCGCGGTATCATCCAGGGTATGGATGACAACCCGGCCGGCGGCAAGATGATCAAGGTCGAAGTGCCGTTGTCGGAAATGTTCGGTTACTCGACCACGCTGCGCTCGATGTCGCAGGGTCGTGCTACGTACTCGATGGAGTTCAAGCACTACTCGCAAGCGCCGAAGCACGTGGCCGACGCGATCCAGGCTAACAAGAAGTAATTGGTTTTGCCCGGCCCCGTGCCGGGCAACCCCGAATCTCTATTTAAGGAATTAGCGAAATGGCTAAGGGTAAGTTTGAACGTACGAAGCCGCACGTCAACGTCGGCACCATCGGTCACGTTGACCATGGCAAGACCACGCTGACCGCAGCGATCACCACCATCCTGTCGAAGAAGTTTGGCGGCGAAGCCAAAGACTACTCGCAGATCGACAGCGCGCCGGAAGAAAAGGCCCGCGGTATCACGATCAACACCGCGCACGTCGAATACGAAACCGAAGCACGTCACTACGCACACGTCGACTGCCCGGGTCACGCCGACTACGTCAAGAACATGATCACCGGTGCTGCGCAGATGGACGGCGCGATCCTGGTCTGCTCGGCCGCTGACGGCCCGATGCCGCAAACCCGTGAACACATCCTGCTGTCGCGCCAGGTTGGCGTGCCGTACATCATCGTCTTCCTGAACAAGGCCGACCTGGTGGACGACGCCGAGCTGCTCGAGCTGGTGGAGATGGAAGTTCGCGAACTGCTGTCGAAGTACGACTTCCCGGGCGACGACTGCCCGATCATCACCGGTTCGGCCCGTCTGGCGCTGGAAGGTGACCAATCGGAATACGGCGAGCCGGCCATCTTCCGTCTGGCCGACGCACTGGATTCGTACATCCCGACGCCGGAACGTGCCGTCGACGGTGCCTTCCTGATGCCGGTTGAAGACGTGTTCTCGATCTCGGGTCGCGGTACCGTCGTGACCGGTCGTGTCGAGCGCGGCATCGTCAAGGTTGGCGAAGAAATCGAAATCGTCGGTATCCGTCCGACCGTCAAGACCACCTGCACCGGCGTGGAAATGTTCCGCAAGCTGCTGGACCAGGGTCAAGCCGGCGACAACATCGGTGCGCTGCTGCGCGGCACTAAGCGTGAAGACGTCGAGCGTGGCCAGGTGCTGGCCAAGCCGGGTTCGATCACCCCGCACACCAAGTTCGAAGGTTCGGTCTACGTGCTGAGCAAGGAAGAGGGCGGTCGTCACACCCCGTTCTTCAACGGCTACCGTCCGCAGTTCTACTTCCGTACCACCGACGTGACCGGTGCGGTCGAGCTGCCGGCAGGTATCGAAATGGTGATGCCGGGCGACAACGTTGAAGTCGTCGTGTCGCTGATCGCGCCGATCGCCATGGAACAAGGTCTGCGTTTCGCCATCCGTGAAGGCGGTCGTACCGTCGGCGCCGGTGTTGTTGCCAAGATCATCGAGTAAGGACTGGATTCATGCAAAGCCAAAAAATCCGTATCCGCCTGAAGGCTTTCGACTACGCGTTGATCGACCGCTCGGCCCAGGAAATCGTTGACACCGCCAAGCGTACCGGCGCCGTGGTCAAGGGCCCGGTTCCGCTGCCGACCAAGATCGAGCGTTTCGACGTGCTGCGTTCGCCGCACGTGAACAAGACCTCGCGCGATCAGTTCGAAATCCGCACCCACCTGCGCCTGATGGACATCGTCGATCCGACCGACAAGACCGTTGACGCGCTGATGAAGCTGGATCTGCCGGCTGGCGTCGACGTCGAAATCAAGCTGCAGTAATCGCGGCAATATGCCGCAAGTGCGCTAAGTGCTTGCGGCATAAGAAAAAGTCGTGCTAGTATCGCGGGCTTACCACTTTAGGGTGGTAAGCCCTTTTATTTTTTAGTTGGTTATTTGCCGATCAATCGCAATCGGCCCTGAAAAGGAAATAACTATGAGCTTAGGTCTTGTCGGTCGCAAAGTCGGCATGACCCGCGTCTTTGCCGAGGATGGTGCATCCATTCCGGTGACGGTGCTGGACATGTCCGCAAATCGCGTCACGCAAATCAAGTCCGTGGAAGCCGACGGCTACGCAGCCGTTCAGGTGACCTTTGGTGCCAAGAAGGCCAGTCGCGTCAACAAGGCGGAAGCCGGTCACTTTGCCAAGGCGGGTGTCGAAGCAGGTCTGGGGCTCGTCGAGTTCCGCGTCGCTGCCGAGAAGCTGTCCGAGCTGAAGGCTGGTGATTCGCTGTCGGTCGAGCTGTTTGCCGCTGGTCAACTGGTTGATGTCACCGGTACCTCGCAAGGTAAGGGTTTCTCGGGCGTCATCAAGCGTCACAACTTCAGTTCCAACCGCGCATCGCACGGTAACTCGCGTTCGCACAACACGCCGGGTTCGATTGGTCAGGCACAGGATCCGGGTCGTATTTTCCCGGGTAAGCGCATGGCGGGTCAGCTGGGTAACGTCAAGTCGACGGTCCAGAATCTGGAAGTCGTGCGTATCGATGCCGAGCGTCAACTGCTGCTGGTCAAGGGCGCTGTCCCTGGCTCCAAGGGCAATGACGTGGTCGTTCGTCCGAGTGTGAAGGCGGGTGCGTAATGGAACTTAAAGTCATCAATGCTAACGGCGAAGCGCAAGCCGCTGTCGCCGCATCGGATGTGCTGTTTGCCCGTGATTTCAACGAAGCGCTGGTTCACCAGGTTGTGACCGCGTACTTCGCGAATGCACGTAGCGGCAACCGCGCCCAGCTGGGTCGCGATGCAGTGCATCACTCCACCAAGAAGCCGTTCAAGCAAAAAGGTACCGGTCGTGCCCGTGCGGGTATGACTTCGTCGCCGTTGTGGCGTGGTGGTGGCCGGGCGTTCCCGAACAGCCCGGATGAGAACTTCAGCCAGAAGGTTAACCGCAAGATGTACCGCGCCGGTATTGCGACCATTCTGTCGCAACTGGTTCGCGAAGACCGTCTGATCGTGGTTGACTCGCTGTCGCTGGAAGCCCCGAAGACCAAGGCCCTGGTGCAAAAGCTGAACGCGCTGAATCTCGATTCCGTGCTGTTCATCACCAAGGAACTGGACGAGAACCTGTACCTTGCTTCGCGCAACCTGCCGCACGTGCTCGTCGTCGAGCCGAGCCAGGCTGACCCGGTGAGCCTGGTGCGCTTCAAGAAAGTCGTGCTGACCCGTGATGCGCTGGCCGCTTTTGAGGAGATGTTCGCATGACGCAATTCACCGAAAATCGTCTGCTGCAAGTGCTGCTGGCGCCGGTCGTGTCGGAAAAGACCACTCTCGTTGCTGAAAAGAACGAGCAGGTCGTGTTCCGCGTATCGACCGATGCGACCAAGGCCGAGATCAAGGCGGCTGTCGAGCTGCTGTTCAAGGTCAAGGTTGAAGGCGTGTCCGTGATCAACGTGAAGGGCAAGGGCAAGCGCTTTGGCCGTTTCGTGGGTCGCCGCAAGGACTGGAAAAAAGCTTACGTTAGCCTCGCGGCCGGTCAGGAACTTGACCTCGCGGCTGCGCAATAAGGAGACTGAAAATGGCATTGGTTAAAGTAAAACCGACGTCCGCCGGTCGCCGCGCTGTCGTCAAGGTTGTCAATCCGGATCTGCACAAGGGTGCGCCGTACGCGCCGCTGCTCGAGTCGCAAAGCAAGACCGCCGGTCGTAACAACCGCGGTGTGATCACGACCCGTCACAAGGGCGGTGGCCACAAGCAGCATTACCGCATGATCGACTTCAAGCGCAACAAGGATGGCATCGTTGCCAAGGTTGAGCGCCTGGAGTATGACCCGAACCGCACCGCGAACATCGCGCTGCTGTGCTATGCCGACGGCGAACGCCGCTACATCATCGCCCCGAAGGGCCTGAAGGCTGGCATGACCGTGGTTTCGGGCTCGGAAGCGCCGATCAAGGCCGGTAACGCCCTGCCGATCCGCAACATTCCGGTCGGTTCGACCATCCACTGCATCGAAATGCAGCCGGGCAAGGGGGCGCAGATCGCGCGTTCGGCCGGTGCTTCGGTCCAGCTGCTGGCGCGCGAAGGTGCTTACGCTCAGCTGCGTCTGCGTTCGGGCGAAATCCGCAAGGTGCATATCGATTGCCGCGCTACGCTCGGCGAAGTCGGCAACGAAGAGCACAGCCTGCGTTCGTACGGCAAGGCTGGCGCCAAGCGCTGGCTGGGTATCCGTCCGACGGTGCGTGGTACCGCGATGAACCCGATCGATCACCCGCACGGTGGTGGTGAGGGTCGTACTGGTGAAGGCCGTGTGCCGGTTAGCCCGTGGGGCCAGCCGACCAAGGGCTACCGTACTCGCAACAACAAGCGCACCGACGGCATGATCGTCCGTCGTCGTCCTGCGAACAAGGGGTAATTGAACATGTCACGTTCTGTCAAGAAGGGCCCGTTCGTTGACCTGCACCTGATCAAGAAGATCGAAGGTGCCCGCAACTCGAACGACAAGCGCCCGATCAAGACCTGGTCGCGTCGTTCCACGGTGCTGCCGGACTTCGTCGGTCTGACGATTGCCGT
This window of the Jeongeupia sp. USM3 genome carries:
- the rplD gene encoding 50S ribosomal protein L4: MELKVINANGEAQAAVAASDVLFARDFNEALVHQVVTAYFANARSGNRAQLGRDAVHHSTKKPFKQKGTGRARAGMTSSPLWRGGGRAFPNSPDENFSQKVNRKMYRAGIATILSQLVREDRLIVVDSLSLEAPKTKALVQKLNALNLDSVLFITKELDENLYLASRNLPHVLVVEPSQADPVSLVRFKKVVLTRDALAAFEEMFA
- the fusA gene encoding elongation factor G, with product MARTTPIERYRNIGISAHIDAGKTTTTERILFYTGVNHKIGEVHDGAATMDWMEQEQERGITITSAATTTFWKGMGLQFPEHRFNIIDTPGHVDFTIEVERSMRVLDGACMVYCAVGGVQPQSETVWRQANKYKVPRLAFVNKMDRQGANFFRVVEQMKTRLKANPVPVVVPIGAEDNFQGVVDLLKMQAIFWDEASQGMKFEYRDIPDDLKAVAQEWREKMVESAAEASEELMNKYLEEGDLTEDEIKGAIRQRTLACEIQPMLCGTAFKNKGVQRMLDAVIEFLPSPVDIPPVAGTDDKEQPTSREASDSAPFSSLAFKLMNDPYVGQLTFFRVYSGVVKQGDSVLNSVKDKKERIGRIVQMHANDRKEIDEVHAGDIAAAIGLKDVTTGETLCALDAPIILERMVFPEPVIHVAVEPKTKADQEKMGVALNRLAKEDPSFRVRTDEESGQTIISGMGELHLEILVDRMRREFGVEANVGAPQVAYRETITRIAEDVEGKHAKQSGGKGQYGHCVITVEPAGEGNGYSFVDEIKGGVIPREFIPSVDKGIQGTLKAGVLAGFPVVDVKVRLTFGSYHDVDSSQIAFELAGSIAFKEAMRRAGAVILEPMMAVEIETPEEYMGDIMGDLSSRRGIIQGMDDNPAGGKMIKVEVPLSEMFGYSTTLRSMSQGRATYSMEFKHYSQAPKHVADAIQANKK
- the rplC gene encoding 50S ribosomal protein L3, producing the protein MSLGLVGRKVGMTRVFAEDGASIPVTVLDMSANRVTQIKSVEADGYAAVQVTFGAKKASRVNKAEAGHFAKAGVEAGLGLVEFRVAAEKLSELKAGDSLSVELFAAGQLVDVTGTSQGKGFSGVIKRHNFSSNRASHGNSRSHNTPGSIGQAQDPGRIFPGKRMAGQLGNVKSTVQNLEVVRIDAERQLLLVKGAVPGSKGNDVVVRPSVKAGA
- the rplW gene encoding 50S ribosomal protein L23, translating into MTQFTENRLLQVLLAPVVSEKTTLVAEKNEQVVFRVSTDATKAEIKAAVELLFKVKVEGVSVINVKGKGKRFGRFVGRRKDWKKAYVSLAAGQELDLAAAQ
- the tuf gene encoding elongation factor Tu, which produces MAKGKFERTKPHVNVGTIGHVDHGKTTLTAAITTILSKKFGGEAKDYSQIDSAPEEKARGITINTAHVEYETEARHYAHVDCPGHADYVKNMITGAAQMDGAILVCSAADGPMPQTREHILLSRQVGVPYIIVFLNKADLVDDAELLELVEMEVRELLSKYDFPGDDCPIITGSARLALEGDQSEYGEPAIFRLADALDSYIPTPERAVDGAFLMPVEDVFSISGRGTVVTGRVERGIVKVGEEIEIVGIRPTVKTTCTGVEMFRKLLDQGQAGDNIGALLRGTKREDVERGQVLAKPGSITPHTKFEGSVYVLSKEEGGRHTPFFNGYRPQFYFRTTDVTGAVELPAGIEMVMPGDNVEVVVSLIAPIAMEQGLRFAIREGGRTVGAGVVAKIIE
- the rpsL gene encoding 30S ribosomal protein S12, which codes for MPTINQLVRKGREKEVVKSKVPALESCPQKRGVCTRVYTTTPKKPNSALRKVCKVRLTNGFEVISYIGGEGHNLQEHSVVLIRGGRVKDLPGVRYHTVRGSLDTAGVKDRKQSRSKYGAKRPK
- the rpsJ gene encoding 30S ribosomal protein S10, which codes for MQSQKIRIRLKAFDYALIDRSAQEIVDTAKRTGAVVKGPVPLPTKIERFDVLRSPHVNKTSRDQFEIRTHLRLMDIVDPTDKTVDALMKLDLPAGVDVEIKLQ
- the rpoC gene encoding DNA-directed RNA polymerase subunit beta'; protein product: MKGLLELFKQVAQDEEFDAIKIGLASPEKIRSWSFGEVKKPETINYRTFKPERDGLFCARIFGPIKDYECLCGKYKRLKHRGVICEKCGVEVTLSKVRRERMGHIELASPVAHIWFLKSLPSRLGMVLDIPLRDIERVLYFEAFIVVEPGMTPLNRGQLLTEEDYYNKLDEYGDEFVALMGAEAVRELLKNLDSDNEISKLRSELESTSSDTKIKKIAKRLKVLEAFQKSGIKPEWMVMEVLPVLPPELRPLVPLDGGRFATSDLNDLYRRVINRNNRLKRLLELRAPEIIVRNEKRMLQESVDSLLDNGRRGKAMTGANKRPLKSLADMIKGKGGRFRQNLLGKRVDYSGRSVITVGPYLRLHQCGLPKLMALELFKPFIFHKLEVLGLATTIKAAKKMVESQEAVVWDILEDVIREHPILLNRAPTLHRLGIQAFEPVLIEGKAIQLHPLVCAAFNADFDGDQMAVHVPLSLEAQMEARTLMLASNNVLSPANGEPIIVPSQDIVLGLYYMTRDAVRAKGEGMAFTDVKEALRAYANKFVTLQTRVSVRLNEWVKDENGEWQVKSVRRNTTVGRAILSEILPKGLDFSHIDKALKKKEIGKLINASFRSCGLKDTVVFADQLMYTGFAYSTRGGISICVDDMLVPAAKAELLAAANAEVRDVEQQYNSGLVTQGERYNKVVDIWGRAGEDIAKAMMANLGKQPVLDADGKIVKDENGKDLMQDSFNSIYMMADSGARGSAAQIRQLAGMRGLMAKPDGSIIETPIKANFREGLTVLDYFISTHGARKGLADTALKTANSGYLTRRLVDVTQDLVVIEDDCYTKNGVTMKAVVQGGDVIEALRDRILGRVAAIDIVDPSSQETVFEAGTLLTEDIVDRIDEIGVDEVKVRTPLTCETRYGLCASCYGRDLGRGHRVNAGEAVGVIAAQSIGEPGTQLTMRTFHIGGAASRAAAASQVESKSNGRIAFTSTMRYVANNKGELIVITRSAEVLVLDDQGRERERHKVPYGATLAVKDGDTIKAGTVLGTWDPHTRPIITEYEGQVRFENVEEGMTVVKQVDDVTGLSTLVVINPKTKAGAKGVRPLVKLLDEQGKEVKLAGTDTPVTIGFQPGAIITVKDGQSVGKGDVLARIPQESAKTRDITGGLPRVAELFEARSPKDAGMLAEVTGTVSFGKDTKGKQRLIITDLEGLGHEYLIPKEKHVMVHDGQVVNRGETIVDGPIDPHDILRLQGIEALARYVVQEVQEVYRLQGVKINDKHIEVIVRQMLRRVVITSNGDTGFIPGEQVERAEVLTKNDEMVAAGKQPAGYDNVLLGITKASLSTDSFISAASFQETTRVLTEAAIMGKVDDLRGLKENVIVGRLIPAGTGLAYHRSRKRQAQGLDQAFEALEAAQSEETL
- the rpsG gene encoding 30S ribosomal protein S7 encodes the protein MPRRREVPKRDVLPDPKFGSQELTKFMNVVMIDGKKAVAERIVYGAFEQIEKKTGKSALEVFTTAIGNAKPIVEVKSRRVGGANYQVPVEVRPSRRLALAMRWLRDAARKRGEKSMDLRLAGELLDAAEGRGGAMKKRDEVHRMAEANKAFAHFRF